One window of the Manihot esculenta cultivar AM560-2 chromosome 14, M.esculenta_v8, whole genome shotgun sequence genome contains the following:
- the LOC122721695 gene encoding protein NOI4-like: MASDKGPPLPKFGEWDVNDPASAEGYTVIFNKARDEKKTKNDAPTKITSPRNDAGRKDDDSHQNPPKVHVLNEVKSSCY, encoded by the coding sequence GATAAAGGTCCGCCTTTGCCCAAGTTTGGTGAGTGGGATGTAAATGACCCTGCCTCAGCTGAAGGATATACTGTCATATTTAACAAGGCAAGAGATGAGAAGAAGACCAAAAATGATGCTCCTACAAAAATCACATCCCCAAGAAATGATGCTGGGCGCAAGGACGATGACTCTCATCAGAATCCTCCGAAGGTACATGTTTTGAATGAGGTGAAGTCTTCCTGTtattag